The proteins below come from a single Acinonyx jubatus isolate Ajub_Pintada_27869175 chromosome A1, VMU_Ajub_asm_v1.0, whole genome shotgun sequence genomic window:
- the TSPAN17 gene encoding tetraspanin-17 isoform X1, with translation MPGKHQHFQEPEVGCCGKYFLFGFNIVFWVLGALFLAIGLWAWGEKGVLSNISALTDLGGLDPVWLFVVVGGVMSVLGFAGCIGALRENTFLLKFFSVFLGLIFFLELATGILAFVFKDWIRDQLNFFINNNVKAYRDDIDLQNLIDFAQEYWSCCGARGPNDWNLNIYFNCTDLNPSRERCGVPFSCCVRDPAEDVLNTQCGYDVRLKLELEQQGSIHTKGCVGQFEKWLQDNLIVVAGVFVGIALLQIFGICLAQNLVSDIKAVKANWIKHDDGYKLLK, from the exons ATGCCGGGCAAGCACCAGCACTTCCAGGAACCCGAGGTCGGCTGCTGCGGGAAATACTTCCTGTTTGGCTTCAACATTGTCTTCTGG GTGCTGGGAGCCCTGTTCCTGGCCATTGGCCTCTGGGCCTGGGGTGAGAAG GGCGTTCTCTCTAACATCTCAGCGCTGACAGATCTGGGAGGCCTCGACCCCGTATGGCTGTTTGTAGTGGTTGGAGGTGTCATGTCAGTACTGGGCTTTGCTGGCTGCATCGGGGCCCTCCGGGAGAACACCTTCCTGCTCAAGTTT TTCTCCGTGTTCCTCGGCCTCATCTTCTTCCTGGAACTGGCAACAGGGATTCTGGCCTTCGTATTCAAGGACTGGATTCGAGACCAGCTCAATTTCTTCATCAACAACAATGTTAAGGCTTATCGGGACGACATTGACCTCCAGAACCTCATTGACTTTGCTCAGGAATAT TGGTCTTGCTGCGGAGCCCGAGGGCCTAATGATTGGAACCTCAATATCTATTTCAACTGCACTGACTTGAACCCGAGCCGGGAGCGCTGCGGGGTGCCCTTCTCCTGCTGCGTCCGGGACCCTGCG GAAGATGTCCTCAACACCCAGTGTGGCTACGATGTCCGGCTCAAGCTG GAGCTGGAGCAGCAGGGCTCCATCCACACCAAAGGCTGTGTGGGCCAGTTTGAGAAGTGGCTGCAGGACAACCTGATCGTTGTGGCTGGGGTCTTTGTGGGCATCGCCCTCCTCCAG ATCTTTGGTATCTGCCTGGCCCAGAACCTTGTGAGTGACATCAAGGCAGTGAAGGCCAACTG GATCAAACATGATGATGGCTACAAActactcaaataa
- the TSPAN17 gene encoding tetraspanin-17 isoform X2, producing the protein MPGKHQHFQEPEVGCCGKYFLFGFNIVFWVLGALFLAIGLWAWGEKGVLSNISALTDLGGLDPVWLFVVVGGVMSVLGFAGCIGALRENTFLLKFFSVFLGLIFFLELATGILAFVFKDWIRDQLNFFINNNVKAYRDDIDLQNLIDFAQEYWSCCGARGPNDWNLNIYFNCTDLNPSRERCGVPFSCCVRDPAEDVLNTQCGYDVRLKLIFGICLAQNLVSDIKAVKANWIKHDDGYKLLK; encoded by the exons ATGCCGGGCAAGCACCAGCACTTCCAGGAACCCGAGGTCGGCTGCTGCGGGAAATACTTCCTGTTTGGCTTCAACATTGTCTTCTGG GTGCTGGGAGCCCTGTTCCTGGCCATTGGCCTCTGGGCCTGGGGTGAGAAG GGCGTTCTCTCTAACATCTCAGCGCTGACAGATCTGGGAGGCCTCGACCCCGTATGGCTGTTTGTAGTGGTTGGAGGTGTCATGTCAGTACTGGGCTTTGCTGGCTGCATCGGGGCCCTCCGGGAGAACACCTTCCTGCTCAAGTTT TTCTCCGTGTTCCTCGGCCTCATCTTCTTCCTGGAACTGGCAACAGGGATTCTGGCCTTCGTATTCAAGGACTGGATTCGAGACCAGCTCAATTTCTTCATCAACAACAATGTTAAGGCTTATCGGGACGACATTGACCTCCAGAACCTCATTGACTTTGCTCAGGAATAT TGGTCTTGCTGCGGAGCCCGAGGGCCTAATGATTGGAACCTCAATATCTATTTCAACTGCACTGACTTGAACCCGAGCCGGGAGCGCTGCGGGGTGCCCTTCTCCTGCTGCGTCCGGGACCCTGCG GAAGATGTCCTCAACACCCAGTGTGGCTACGATGTCCGGCTCAAGCTG ATCTTTGGTATCTGCCTGGCCCAGAACCTTGTGAGTGACATCAAGGCAGTGAAGGCCAACTG GATCAAACATGATGATGGCTACAAActactcaaataa
- the EIF4E1B gene encoding eukaryotic translation initiation factor 4E type 1B, producing the protein MASTLWVGEAEGGIQNWEEKEEKEEEKEGAVVAVLMAEGALNAPGDQLSQRRKEAQDGGPQGIKLELHPLLNRWALWFFKNDRSRAWQDNLHLVTKFDTVEDFWAMYSHIQLASKLSSGCDYALFKDGIEPMWEDSRNKRGGRWLVSLAKQQRHSELDRLWLETLLCLIGESFEEHSREVCGAVINIRTKGDKIAVWTREAENQAGVLHIGRVYKERLGLSTKIVIGYQAHADTATKSNSLAKNKFVV; encoded by the exons ATGGCCAGCACCCTATGG GTTGGAGAGGCTGAGGGTGGAATCCAAAactgggaggagaaggaggagaaagaggaagagaaagagggggcagTAGTGGCTGTCCTGATGGCTGAGGGGGCTTTGAATGCCCCTGGGGATCAGctgtcccagaggaggaaggaagcccaGGATGGGGGCCCCCAGGGGATCAAGTTGGAGTTACACCCGCTGCTGAACAG GTGGGCTCTATGGTTCTTCAAGAATGACCGCAGCCGAGCCTGGCAGGACAACCTGCATCTGGTCACCAAGTTTGACACCGTGGAGGACTTTTGGGC GATGTACAGTCACATCCAGCTGGCCAGTAAGCTCTCTTCTGGCTGTGACTACGCCCTGTTCAAG GATGGCATTGAGCCCATGTGGGAAGATAGCAGGAATAAGAGGGGTGGCCGCTGGCTGGTCAGTCTTGCCAAGCAGCAGCGTCACAGTGAGCTGGACCGCCTGTGGCTGGAGACC CTGCTCTGTCTGATCGGGGAGAGCTTTGAGGAGCACAGCCGGGAGGTGTGTGGGGCTGTCATCAACATCCGAACCAAGGGAGACAAGATTGCTGTGTGGACCAGGGAGGCAGAGAACCAGGCGGGCGTGCTGCACATTGG GCGTGTGTACAAAGAGCGCCTGGGCCTCTCCACGAAGATCGTCATTGGGTACCAGGCCCATGCAGACACTGCCACCAAGAGCAACTCCCTAGCCAAGAATAAGTTTGTGGTGTGA